A segment of the Lolium perenne isolate Kyuss_39 chromosome 3, Kyuss_2.0, whole genome shotgun sequence genome:
GTAACACTACATGTTCCATGGTCATTCTACAATATGTTGGTGGCCCTGGCTCCTGCCTCTTCATATGGATAGGAACCAGCTACACCTAGGCTTGTGAAATGACTGCTCAAGTAGCTGGTTCTCCTTTTGGGACAAAATCTATGAGACTTAGAGGCTCTGCTGACATTATTATATTTTGTAACGAGACCAAATTTATGGTGTAGTAAATTTATGTGCTACCATATGCTGCTAGAGTAGATATGTATGTCTTTTTTGTATGGTGTTGCCAATTAATGGTTTCGGAATGGAATGATCAGGGCTGTGCCAGTATTGCTGATTTTCATTGAAGATGGTGAAATGTGCTTAAATCTTtggaaactcaattcggctcccggagtGATTTGTAATAGTTGTTTCTTACAAAGTCATATTTCACTCAACGTTGTGAAcgtgatggcaccctcttcataCTGTAATAAGCAAATCAGCATGCTACACTGTATACACGCTGCTATTTCTAGCAACACATGTCCGCTGCTCTAAACATAGTGCAGCTGGCCAGCCGGTTCACAAATTAGTAATTAGGAACTACTGTTTTCTCACCAGTAACCTCTACAAGAGCACCTGCCTTGTTCAAAATGGTGAAACCTGTTTGAATCCCTCAATATGATCTCTCTGCTGCACATCTTGGATATGAACTTGGCAGCCTCGTGGCAGTGAGTGCAAAGCCTTGAGCTCTTCGTCACACGGATCGGACGCCCTTCTGACAAATTCAGCACGCCGAATGCGACAGCGAGCTTTGAACTGTGCCCGCAGAGTGCCTCGCCTTTCACTGCATCGTCGGCACCCATCAGAGTATAGTTTTTCTTTGGGTCGTGGCCTTCTTCCTGCATTCTTGTGGCAACTTCATCCAGGAACTCTGCAATCCTTGCCCCCTGTGGATGATTCCGGTTGTCAGCGACAAAGACCTGAACCTTGCCCCTGACCTCAATCCAACTAGAGCCAGTTCTCTCCCGGAGTCCTCGGCCACCAATCTTGCTCCTGAGCTTCCTTACAGCCTCCCATCTCTCAGCCTCAGCATATATGTTGGCAAGAAGAACATAGTATCCAGTGTTTTCAGGTTCCAGCTCGAAAACCCTCTCTGCCACCTCCTCTGCAAGCTTGATATCCCTGTGAATTCTACATCCACGCAGCAATGAGACCCATATGCTTGAATCTGGCTCGATCGGCATTGAGTCGATGAACTCATAAGCTTCATTCAAATTTCCGGTGTTGATTAGTAGATCAACCATGCAGTTGTAATGCTTCAGTCTTGGCTCTATTTTGTGTTCATGACGCATTGCATCGAAGAATCTCCATCCCTCGTCTCTCAGACCTGAATGGCTGCAAGCATACAGTATGGCACTGAAAGAGGCTGCATCTGGCTCAATGCCACAGATCCTCATCTGCTCGAACAGGGCAATGGCTTCCCTGCCACGGCCATGCATGCCATATCCAGCTACCATGATGGTCCATGAGATGAGGTTCTTGTTGCTCAACCTGTCAAACAACCGCCGGGCTAGTAGTAACGCGCCGCACTTAACATACATGTCCATAAGAGCGTTGGCTACGAAATCGTCTTCCAGGTACCCTCTTCGTAGCGCATAAGCGTGCATCTCTCTGCCTCTCTCCAGGGATGAAAGGCTTGCCGCAGCAGGAAGGATACAGGTCATGGTCACAGCATTAGGTCTGAACTGGAGCAGCATTTCAGTGAACAAACTGAACGCTTCATCGGCAAGATTATTCCTGGAGTAGCCTCCTATCAGTGTATTCCATGATATCATGTCCTTACTCATCACACCATCAAAAATCAACCTTGCTTCTTCCATATTTCCACATTTCGTGTACATTTCCATTAGCGCATTGGCAACAGGGAGAACTTTCTCCATTCCATTTCTGAAGGCATATCCATGGATAGATTTGCCATGTTTCAGCGATTCATTACCAGCAAAAGCATGAAGAGCACTGGTGACTGCAAAGGCATCTGGTCTGATACCTTCTAACCCCATTTCCTGAAATAACCCAGCCACTTTGTCAAAAAGACCAGCCCTGGTATAACTCGTGATTATTGCTGTCCACGAAACAACACTTTTCTGATCCATATTCCTGAATATCTTATTGGTGCTACGCCAATCTGAGCAATTTGAGTACATATCGAGAAGAACATTAGTGAGAGATGTCTCACGGATCAAGCCAGTTTTCACAGAATACCCATGGACTAGTCTCCCTAGAAACCAATGACGCAATTGTGCACAAGCAGGCAAAACACCTAGTAATGTGGCAGAGTCTAACTCATGTCCTTGTAACCACATTCTTACAAACAGCTCAATAGCTTTTCCGTGTAATCCATTGAAAGTGCAACCATTGATGATAGAATTCCAAGAAATGACATCTCGATGAGGCATTCCATCAAACAACAAGATTGCATCCTCGATCCTGTTGGATTTCGCATAGAACGATATCAGTGCATTGCAAACTGCACACTGTGCCCCAAAACCCAGCTTCACAAGATACCCATGCACCACCAGGCCATCCCTACCACCATACAAACTAGTGGCGCACTTTACCAGGCATGAAATGGTGTGTTCATCTGGGGTAATTCCATTATCACGCATTTGCTCAAAAAGAAACAGGCTTTCTTCAAATTCACCAGCCTTTGCATACCCTCCTATCAGCAGATTCCATACATGTATGTTACTTTTCGATGACATGGCATCAAACACCTTCTGTGCATAGCCCAACTCACCACATTTCACATACATGAATACCAATTTGGATCCTAGATCTTCCTCTACTCCTCTCTCCAAAGATTCAAGCTCCCAGAGTAATCCAGTTTTCACAGAGTATCCATGAATCACTCTTCCAACAAGCTCGTAACCTAATTCAGCGCAGGAAGGCAAAACACTGAGCATTGTCACTGAATCGATCTCCATGCCTTCAAACCACATTTTGCTAAAATGCTCAATGGCCCTATCATGCCATCCATTTGAAAAGCAGCCACTGATCACAGAGTTCCAAGAAATAGCATCCCGCTGCGGCATCCCTTCGAACACCCGCAGAGCATCCTCATTATGGCCACACCTCGAGTACAAAGCCATCAATGCATTCCCAACAGCACACTGCGAGCCAAAACCCAACTTCTCAAGGTAACCATGAACCACCTCACCATCCTCGATACTGCCCAAACCAGCAATGCACTTCAAGATGCATGAAATGGTGTATGCATCCGGTTGAACCCCACAGCTGTGCATCTTCCTGAACAGAGATACTCCTTCTCGTAAATCACCAGCCTTCACATAGCCACTCATCAGAGCGGTCCAAACACGCACATCGCttacttgaggtatttcatcgaaCACCCTTCTTGCACTCGCCAAGTCCCCGCATTTCAGATACATCAGCACTAATTTCTGTCCGAGAACGCTGTCCATTCCGTCTCTGCCAAGGCCAGATGCACGGACCAGGAAATGGGCTCTCTTACCGCCCTCCAATGATCTCACCTCGGAGCAGAGCTGGAGGACGGCGCCATAGCTCCGGTCGTCCACCCCGTCCGAGCCGAGCAACCTCAAAGCCTCTGTCAACTCACCCGACCGACACAGTCTCTGAATCTGCAGGTTCACGTCGGACCTCGGGACCCAGTGTGACGATTTCTCGGTGTCCCTCGGAGACGCGGCTGCCTCAAGAACATGGCCGGACGGCGCGAGGACGCTGCACCTAACCCTTGCTCTCTGGCTGGTACTTCTgggaggcggccatggcggcggggctcggaggtGGCTGGAAATGGAGGCGGCTGGCGGCGGAGCCATGGCAGTCGGAGGCAGAGGAGTTCAATTTTTTGCCGCGAAATCTTGCGTTGTCGGCGTGGTTTGGTCTAGCTGATTGCAGTCTGCAGGGGATAGCCTTCTGGATTAGGTTGCCTCTTTAGCCATTTGCTCCCTCATATTTCAGAAAAAATCATCATTTTGGAACGAGGGTGTCTATGAAAAGTTTCACGGCATGTATCATTCACCATCTGCATGTGGCTAAGAAAGAGGATAGAGCACACACGGAGTAAAGGAAGAAGAGAGCACTGCGCACTGTCACTCCATTAGAGCACAGCAAGGAGGTCAGTTTCTCTTCTTGGGTGAAGGAAGAAGAGAGAAGAAATGGGAGGAGTTCTCATGCAGCACCACCAAATCGCTCCCAATCTTCTGAGAAAAGATGGCTTCCCCAGGTCATTTGCTTCCCAAAGAGGTGATTCAGAAAGATCTTAGTTATCTCCCATTTCGTAGAAACATTTACATTATTTATGTGTGAGCTCATTCCTTGTGTTCATCGGTTCATGGCATCGTTCTGTCCACATACGAAGCTTCATGCTCGGGGTCCCATTAGTGTACTACTGTATTTCTTATGACATACGGAGTACAAATACAGCCATTCGGAGTAGACTCTGTAACAGCACCCTCTCTTATTTTCAGTCTTTGATTCCTTTCAAATCCAATTGTTCCGGTTTGACCAGATGGTAGCTCACTATACCATATTTTCTGCGAAAGTTTTACATccaaaaaggagaaaaagaaatCTAACTACTGATCAAAAAACTGCATTTACTAATTGCACATTTCATCAGCTCATTCAATCAGACAAAACTTAAAGCACGGGATTTTGGTGAAGTAGTCTCTGAACTTAGTTTGCATCTGCAGATATCGTTCTCCTTTGTGCTCCGCGCCGAGGTTCCCTGCCGTGCTCATCTTCCATGATCGTCAGATCGGAAGCCAACGGGTCTCTACCGCCAGGAACGGCGGTCAGGAAGCACAGCAAAGAAGAGCTCATCGAATTCTTCAGAGGCATCCAGGCCGCCATTGCCAGGGACTCGCCCAAGGCGTCCAGGAGGACCAGGAAACCATCGCCGGCCGACCTGTTCGAAGACACCGGCAAGCAATCTTATGGTAACTGAAAAACACGGGACTCAAATCATCTTTCTTCGGTTTCTGCATTTGCACTTGCAGAACAATAACGGTTCGTTCTGAttgtaaaaaaaaaaatacatcaaGATTAAAACACATTttatttctttgtttctttttgtcGTGGATCATCTGCTTGCCATGCCGCAACCCATAGGTTCATCATGACAATTAAGACGGACTGTCTTCGTTTTTCCAGAGGAAGTATATCAAGATGGGCAGCCAAATCTGGAGGACATGAAGGTGGCCGAGCTGAGGGAGATGGCGAAAGCGAGACAGATGAGAGGTTACTCCAAGCTGAAGAAGGGTGAGCTGATTGACCGTTTGAAGGGGGGTTTGGTCTCATAATTTGGTCCTCCTATGATCCGAACAGGCAGACGTCAGTGACAACTTGGCGTGCTGTactgaccaaattggtctagttaGAATCGATTTTTGTAGCGGATGTTCCGTCCCATCTTCTGTTTTCCGCACACTTTGGTGATATCTTCATTTTACTCCGTGGGAG
Coding sequences within it:
- the LOC127341775 gene encoding uncharacterized protein; its protein translation is MGGVLMQHHQIAPNLLRKDGFPRSFASQRDIVLLCAPRRGSLPCSSSMIVRSEANGSLPPGTAVRKHSKEELIEFFRGIQAAIARDSPKASRRTRKPSPADLFEDTGKQSYVRRTVFVFPEEVYQDGQPNLEDMKVAELREMAKARQMRGYSKLKKGELIDRLKGGLVS
- the LOC127341776 gene encoding pentatricopeptide repeat-containing protein DOT4, chloroplastic; amino-acid sequence: MAPPPAASISSHLRAPPPWPPPRSTSQRARVRCSVLAPSGHVLEAAASPRDTEKSSHWVPRSDVNLQIQRLCRSGELTEALRLLGSDGVDDRSYGAVLQLCSEVRSLEGGKRAHFLVRASGLGRDGMDSVLGQKLVLMYLKCGDLASARRVFDEIPQVSDVRVWTALMSGYVKAGDLREGVSLFRKMHSCGVQPDAYTISCILKCIAGLGSIEDGEVVHGYLEKLGFGSQCAVGNALMALYSRCGHNEDALRVFEGMPQRDAISWNSVISGCFSNGWHDRAIEHFSKMWFEGMEIDSVTMLSVLPSCAELGYELVGRVIHGYSVKTGLLWELESLERGVEEDLGSKLVFMYVKCGELGYAQKVFDAMSSKSNIHVWNLLIGGYAKAGEFEESLFLFEQMRDNGITPDEHTISCLVKCATSLYGGRDGLVVHGYLVKLGFGAQCAVCNALISFYAKSNRIEDAILLFDGMPHRDVISWNSIINGCTFNGLHGKAIELFVRMWLQGHELDSATLLGVLPACAQLRHWFLGRLVHGYSVKTGLIRETSLTNVLLDMYSNCSDWRSTNKIFRNMDQKSVVSWTAIITSYTRAGLFDKVAGLFQEMGLEGIRPDAFAVTSALHAFAGNESLKHGKSIHGYAFRNGMEKVLPVANALMEMYTKCGNMEEARLIFDGVMSKDMISWNTLIGGYSRNNLADEAFSLFTEMLLQFRPNAVTMTCILPAAASLSSLERGREMHAYALRRGYLEDDFVANALMDMYVKCGALLLARRLFDRLSNKNLISWTIMVAGYGMHGRGREAIALFEQMRICGIEPDAASFSAILYACSHSGLRDEGWRFFDAMRHEHKIEPRLKHYNCMVDLLINTGNLNEAYEFIDSMPIEPDSSIWVSLLRGCRIHRDIKLAEEVAERVFELEPENTGYYVLLANIYAEAERWEAVRKLRSKIGGRGLRERTGSSWIEVRGKVQVFVADNRNHPQGARIAEFLDEVATRMQEEGHDPKKNYTLMGADDAVKGEALCGHSSKLAVAFGVLNLSEGRPIRVTKSSRLCTHCHEAAKFISKMCSREIILRDSNRFHHFEQGRCSCRGYW